A genomic stretch from Aedes albopictus strain Foshan chromosome 2, AalbF5, whole genome shotgun sequence includes:
- the LOC115266286 gene encoding uncharacterized protein LOC115266286, with product MMETYRIYAKDLEEDEVDYELTIRGYPLEGPLETRYRALRLALRQPEDEDAVLNTEYSLLGDFVVVPIKLKEIETQLETDDLKCFSRLVHYHKRVRRYVPDTDQQRRNQEELLDVIVRMVRKYYNVDLQTAADRVPVMRLETNPSEVVGATGGGVQPKISFLPSSSHRDAGELAAMAGAGMAGTPVRTRLSNVSLPAVETELISFSEDRPQGTPKETSRKESGSGAVRKQPPVSDTRRVGGDVFDLDKLSKPVGHEERGGVEDRSRMVTTPGAAAGRVPAGPVEFRNPFPPLRFDSQWETPEFKSNIPSNLLAPEQNPVGHERKAPVETQRLRSPSIPTKPMCKPEESKVNLNEFVHKSEIQGYIQEYINKVLAPERYGPEVKHRPIDTIVDRIANIGIRDPEVSQISRAAIPRQEINLEPPLQQTEGLPFTSEGRRPNLHYNTGVGYGQSSTTPPLISPVNTGGMPPYTQPNMMGSNHHVGGGWPPYTAHRRLPHQTCNIIEKWPKFSGDSNPVPVVDFLRQVEILSRSYQVTPDELRMHAHLLFKDDAYVWFTAYESQLATWDMLLVYLKMRYDNPNRDKFIREEMRNRKQRPNELFSAYLTDLEAMSQRMTRRMTNEEKFDIIVENMKLSYKRRLALEPVNSIAHLAQLCYRFDALETNLYNPRTGIKPAVNAIGYDNESDREPNDEEETCLLALQTKTFKKGGANVSSTNQTARENNPLLCWNCRKSGHMWRDCDRKKSIFCHICGMQDTTAYRCPENHNFKPQDSSPEVSKNE from the coding sequence ATGATGGAAACCTACCGCATTTATGCGAAGGATTTGGAGGAGGATGAGGTTGACTATGAGTTGACCATACGTGGGTACCCGTTAGAGGGTCCACTTGAAACTCGTTACCGAGCACTACGATTGGCTTTACGTCAACCCGAAGACGAAGACGCGGTGTTGAACACTGAGTACTCGTTGCTTGGAGATTTTGTGGTTGTGCCAATCAAGCTGAAAGAAATTGAAACTCAGTTAGAAACCGATGATCTGAAGTGTTTTTCAAGACTTGTGCATTACCATAAGAGAGTGCGACGTTATGTCCCCGATACCGATCAGCAACGCCGGAATCAGGAAGAATTGTTGGACGTGATAGTGCGAATGGTTCGTAAGTATTACAACGTCGATCTTCAGACAGCCGCGGATCGAGTACCAGTAATGCGGTTAGAGACGAATCCATCAGAGGTCGTAGGAGCGACCGGTGGTGGTGTGCAACCGAAGATTTCGTTTTTGCCTTCCTCATCACATCGGGACGCTGGAGAACTTGCCGCTATGGCTGGTGCCGGTATGGCGGGAACACCCGTAAGGACGAGACTGTCGAACGTCTCGTTGCCTGCTGTTGAAACGGAGTTGATAAGTTTTTCAGAAGACCGGCCCCAGGGAACTCCAAAAGAGACAAGCCGGAAAGAATCAGGCTCTGGAGCTGTTCGGAAGCAGCCGCCGGTTAGCGACACCCGAAGGGTCGGAGGTGATGTTTTTGACCTGGATAAACTAAGTAAACCCGTTGGCCACGAGGAACGAGGTGGCGTTGAGGATCGTTCGCGGATGGTCACGACGCCCGGAGCAGCGGCAGGAAGGGTTCCAGCTGGTCCAGTTGAATTTCGGAACCCGTTTCCACCACTTCGTTTTGATTCTCAGTGGGAGACGCCCGAATTCAAAAGCAATATCCCGAGCAACTTGTTGGCACCGGAACAAAATCCGGTTGGCCACGAGCGCAAGGCTCCAGTTGAGACGCAGCGCCTACGTAGCCCATCGATCCCGACAAAACCGATGTGTAAACCTGAGGAGAGTAAAGTAAATCTGAATGAGTTTGTGCATAAATCGGAGAttcaaggatatatccaggaGTACATCAATAAAGTGTTAGCTCCAGAACGTTATGGGCCTGAGGTGAAGCATCGGCCGATCGACACAATAGTGGATAGAATCGCCAATATTGGAATTCGGGATCCGGAGGTTTCGCAGATATCCAGAGCGGCGATTCCACGTCAGGAAATAAATTTGGAACCCCCTCTGCAGCAAACGGAAGGACTACCCTTCACTAGTGAAGGACGAAGGCCTAACCTACATTATAATACTGGAGTGGGATACGGGCAATCGAGTACCACGCCACCTCTAATCTCTCCGGTCAATACAGGAGGAATGCCGCCTTATACGCAGCCGAATATGATGGGGTCAAACCATCACGTCGGTGGAGGTTGGCCACCCTATACTGCTCATCGAAGACTGCCTCATCAAACGTGTAATATCATCGAGAAATGGCCGAAGTTTTCGGGAGACTCTAATCCGGTTCCAGTGGTAGACTTTTTGCGACAGGTTGAAATACTGAGTCGATCGTACCAAGTAACACCAGACGAACTCCGCATGCACGCTCATTTGCTGTTTAAGGACGATGCTTACGTCTGGTTTACCGCATACGAAAGTCAATTGGCCACCTGGGACATGTTGTTAGTTTATTTGAAAATGAGGTACGACAATCCAAATAGGGACAAATTCATCCGAGAAGAGATGAGGAATCGAAAACAGAGGCCTAACGAACTGTTCAGTGCTTATTTGACAGACTTAGAGGCGATGTCACAAAGAATGACTCGGAGAATGACGAATGAAGAGAAATTCGACATTATCGTGGAGAATATGAAGCTGTCATATAAGCGAAGATTAGCTCTGGAACCAGTCAACTCTATTGCGCATTTGGCGCAATTATGTTACAGATTTGACGCTTTGGAAACAAACTTGTATAATCCCAGGACGGGAATTAAACCTGCTGTGAATGCTATTGGTTATGACAACGAATCGGATAGAGAACCGAATGATGAGGAGGAAACTTGTCTACTAGCTCTACAGACCAAAACTTTCAAAAAAGGAGGTGCGAATGTTTCATCCACCAACCAAACAGCGAGAGAAAATAATCCTTTACTGTGCTGGAACTGTCGCAAGAGTGGACACATGTGGAGAGACTGTGATCGTAAGAAGAGTATTTTCTGCCATATCTGCGGAATGCAGGATACAACGGCTTATCGCTGTCCAGAAAATCACAATTTTAAACCTCAAGACTCGTCGCCTGAGGTATCAAAAAACGAGTAG